In Porites lutea chromosome 7, jaPorLute2.1, whole genome shotgun sequence, a single window of DNA contains:
- the LOC140943307 gene encoding uncharacterized protein: protein MRNIQYKLKRYYNSTTEMPRFGSKHHRDSLTSWFTCMCASILNAANLGFSVSFGVMMPALMKEFHEGRQQTVWIGSLAIALTFLLGPLASVLCKAITCRFTAIAGGLTCAVGLILTSYSRSFGLMFFTVSFLYGLGASMIFTASFLITAKNFRRFQYLAVGIVSLGGSVGVLIFGPLQQFLIDRFGWRGTYRVTSVLFVLVCICAVSFGEPRSDFEDANATANENRTDESDKLTIPEDLITTKDVKRAESIYLNQVQNRKERSKLIDLSVFKIPRFTVVVTSLTLMCLGHYTPQLLLVKYCLELGISADSASTLFIFIGLASSFSRVVTGRMCDISWINTIFVYQFGNLLVGLITICLLLIKDYTGMVVFAIVYGVGDGIFITTMNSLLMFTVDEKRRASALGLGNFLLSLGIAGGPPLAVWIGSLAIALTFLLGPLASFLCKAITCRFTAIAGGLTCAVGLILTSYSRSFGLMFFTFSFLYGLGASMIFTASLLITAKNFRRFQYLAVGIVSLGGSVGVLIFGPLQQFLIDRFGWRGTYGVTSVSFVLVCICAVSFGEPRSDFEDANATTNENCTDESDKLTIPEHLITSKDVKRAESIYLNQVENRKEKNKLIDLSVFKIPRFTVVVTSLTLMCLGHYTPQLLLVKYCLEVGISADSASTLFIFIGLASSFSRVVTGRMCDISWINTIFVYQFGNLLVGLITICLLLIKDYKGMVVFAIVYGVGDGIFITTMNSLLVFTVEEKRRASALGLGNFLLSLGIAGGPPLAGFLADKFNCYRWSFIVAGILMQYAGILPFVLVWLKKDEYRHSVARHISEPALKEKP from the exons tttGGATAGGATCTCTAGCGATTGCATTAACCTTTCTTCTTGGGCCATTGGCATCAGTTCTTTGCAAAGCTATTACATGTCGTTTCACCGCTATTGCTGGAGGACTGACATGCGCAGTGGGCTTGATTCTGACGTCATATTCACGAAGCTTTGGGTTGATGTTTTTCACCGTTAGCTTTCTTTATGGTTTAGGTGCATCCATGATATTTACGGCTTCCTTTCTAATCACGGCAAAGAACTTTCGCAGATTTCAGTATCTCGCTGTAGGGATCGTTTCTCTTGGTGGTAGTGTCGGTGTGCTCATATTTGGCCCTCTCCAACAGTTCCTGATAGATAGATTTGGCTGGAGGGGCACTTACAGAGTAACAAGTGTCTTGTTCGTCCTTGTGTGCATCTGCGCAGTCTCTTTTGGTGAACCACGATCAGATTTTGAAGACGCAAATGCTACGGCAAATGAGAATCGTACTGATGAATCTGATAAGTTGACCATTCCTGAAGATCTGATTACCACAAAAGACGTTAAACGCGCAGAAAGCATATATTTGAATCAAGTGCAaaatagaaaggaaagaagcaaACTTATTGACCTGTCAGTCTTCAAAATACCTCGTTTTACTGTCGTAGTAACGAGTCTCACATTAATGTGCCTGGGACATTACACGCCACAGTTGCTTTTG GTTAAATACTGCCTCGAGTTGGGCATTTCCGCTGACTCGGCATCCACGCTTTTTATCTTTATCGGTTTAGCGTCATCATTTTCTCGTGTAGTCACGGGAAGAATGTGTGACATTTCTTGGATAAACACTATTTTTGTTTACCAGTTTGGTAATCTACTTGTAGGCCTAATTACCATTTGTCTTCTACTGATTAAAGACTACACAGGAATGGTTGTATTTGCAATAGTATATGGAGTCGGTGACGGCATTTTTATTACAACAATGAACTCCCTTCTCATGTTCACAGTTGACGAGAAGCGCAGAGCATCCGCCTTAGgacttggaaattttttattgtctCTGGGCATTGCCGGTGGACCTCCTTTAgccg TTTGGATCGGATCTCTAGCGATTGCATTAACCTTTCTTCTTGGGCCATTGGCATCATTTCTTTGCAAAGCTATTACATGTCGTTTCACCGCTATTGCTGGAGGACTGACATGCGCAGTGGGCTTGATTCTGACGTCATATTCACGAAGCTTTGGGTTGATGTTTTTCACCTTTAGCTTTCTTTATGGTTTAGGTGCATCCATGATATTTACGGCTTCCCTCCTTATCACGGCAAAGAACTTTCGCAGATTTCAGTATCTCGCTGTAGGGATCGTTTCTCTTGGTGGTAGTGTGGGTGTGCTCATTTTTGGCCCTCTCCAACAGTTCCTGATAGATAGATTTGGCTGGAGAGGCACTTACGGAGTAACAAGTGTCTCGTTCGTCCTTGTGTGCATCTGCGCAGTCTCGTTTGGTGAACCACGATCGGATTTTGAAGACGCAAATGCTACGACAAATGAGAATTGTACCGATGAATCTGATAAGTTGACCATTCCTGAACATCTGATTACCTCAAAAGACGTTAAGCGTGCAGAAAGCATATATTTGAATCAAGTGGaaaatagaaaggaaaaaaacaaacttattGACCTGTCAGTCTTCAAAATACCTCGTTTTACTGTCGTAGTAACGAGTCTCACATTAATGTGCCTGGGACATTACACGCCACAGTTGCTTTTG gTTAAATACTGCCTCGAGGTGGGCATTTCCGCTGACTCGGCATCCACGCTTTTTATCTTTATCGGTTTAGCGTCATCATTTTCTCGTGTAGTCACGGGAAGAATGTGTGACATTTCTTGGATAAACACTATTTTTGTTTACCAGTTTGGTAATCTGCTTGTAGGCCTAATTACCATTTGTCTCCTACTGATTAAAGACTACAAAGGAATGGTTGTATTTGCAATAGTATATGGAGTCGGTGACGGCATTTTTATTACAACAATGAACTCCCTTCTCGTGTTCACGGTTGAAGAGAAGCGCAGAGCATCCGCCTTAGgacttggaaattttttattgtctCTGGGCATTGCCGGAGGGCCTCCTTTAgccg GATTCTTAGCCGACAAGTTCAATTGCTATAGGTGGTCATTCATAGTGGCTGGAATTTTGATGCAATATGCAGGGATTCTTCCTTTCGTCCTCGTGTGGCTCAAAAAAGACGAATACAGACATTCAGTTGCAAGACATATCAGTGAACCTGCACTGAAAGAGAAACCTTAA
- the LOC140943288 gene encoding uncharacterized protein: MEWKKGKAMAFTGRTVRSRFAQTRGKRSEGLLVRSTITNPSHVSNEDEADIVSYSLGKQNRWLLPEVIKTNSAEFEGEVVLIERCSENNKTRRQGTLSVFNSKKNDSTNDTSKKAKRKRTRCKQSPTVVEENALKTQYEVTYPNPSGWMSKSNKRPAVHQGKRKKNTCKNWMSEDDFDGNSDTECCYSEDENCFSEEIFDRTSSCLFNFDLLVDLSTRSVQSSARKSATSGTLHREKESKLAEKCIFVDSDDEMHKEHLEILSQMNAGCSLFDVRIQMKNADVTRGRVQKRRQRNQGTRRQQENNNSPVSEEAVAPVDTTAPHVKPLSYIFSNEVEGVFIVLRKQDIVPIALEQHWGQVYKEGACHPRAFVLNVTPLLSIHNSKDVFIVFRVFEEQCLTLHSSEAKAVVTIVVCNDDACSTRVSKEFATNIEAKSADQKFWTLEDIVGVASICFCSDAISCSKEGMQIREPRQPRMSLDVFSDLFGWKSKTFSAQGAKQEIKESIPMAKDLNTASSLVASGGQEQWLECEICFKETQDLGIGFDVNNSFTSLRGCSHKFCDDCWRAHLKTQIQLGRTDLRCPGHDCTVAVDDVTLMSLVPSWYGRHLTKRLDTFLEIDPKWKWCPADQCNLVVKATIPQSPSSVSDERENDPQPVPVACVCGSMWCFKCQEDAHWPATCEEARVFREKNASYARLTTSKERKLVTNVQVKHCPFCHYPIEKGTGCDHMRCIMCSKEFCWACLEKWSDYGHVCKKLVNLRTVTLPSKLVHVMSYKLVAVTSRVARTSFLICRVHRKLDKIRKELNVYAKCFPLKPGSSRTEKRLNQLCENNSIHELKEVFNFKFQALLVLEGAAMRLSFAKDTSCSKKLAMAFGRLFFIVERMDEILKDFNSCLKDKDCLFKLKHFVKCGKRCIHLIGHNTAANVEHLKV, from the exons ATGGAgtggaaaaagggaaaagccATGGCTTTCACTGGTCGTACGGTTCGTTCTCGCTTTGCACAAACTCGAGGGAAAAGATCAGAAGGTCTTTTAGTAAGATCAACAATCACCAACCCTTCGCATGTCAGTAACGAAGACGAGGCAGATATTGTTAGCTACTCGCTTGGCAAGCAGAATCGCTGGCTTCTTCCCGAGGTGATTAAGACAAATTCTGCTGAATTCGAAGGTGAAGTTGTGTTGATAGAGCGTTGtagtgaaaacaacaaaactcgTCGCCAAGGCACCCTCTCTgtttttaactccaaaaaaaatGACTCCACAAACGACACAAGCAAAAAAGCCAAACGAAAACGCACACGGTGTAAACAATCTCCCACGGTGGTCGAGGAAAACGCTTTGAAGACACAGTACGAGGTGACCTACCCGAATCCCTCGGGATGGATGTCAAAGAGTAACAAACGACCCGCAGTCCATCaaggaaagaggaagaaaaatacATGCAAAAACTGGATGTCTGAAGATGATTTTGATGGCAATAGTGACACTGAATGCTGTTACAGCGAAGATGAAAATTGTTTCAGTGAGGAAATTTTTGACAGGACATCAAGCTGTCTGTTTAACTTTGACTTACTTGTAGATTTGTCAACTCGGTCAGTTCAATCAAGTGCAAGGAAGAGTGCAACAAGTGGAACACTGCACAGAGAAAAGGAGTCAAAATTGGCAGAGAAATGCATTTTTGTTGATAGTGACGATGAGATGCACAAAGAACATCTTGAAATCTTATCACAAATGAATGCTGGATGCTCACTTTTTGATGTCAGAATTCAAATGAAAAATGCTGATGTAACAAGGGGTCGAGTCCAAAAAAGACGCCAACGTAACCAGGGAACAAGAAGGcaacaagaaaacaataattCACCAGTCAGTGAAGAGGCAGTTGCACCAGTTGATACCACAGCTCCTCATGTTAAACCTCTGtcttatattttttcaaatgaaGTTGAAGGTGTCTTCATTGTGCTGAGGAAACAGGACATTGTGCCAATAGCCTTGGAGCAGCATTGGGGGCAGGTGTACAAAGAAGGAGCTTGCCATCCCAGAGCGTTTGTTCTGAATGTGACACCACTATTGTCCATCCATAACAGTAAAGATGTTTTTATTGTCTTTAGAGTCTTTGAAGAGCAATGTCTTACACTTCATTCCAGTGAAGCTAAAGCCGTTGTTACCATAGTTGTTTGTAATGATGATGCTTGTTCCACCAGAGTTTCAAAGGAGTTTGCTACCAATATTGAAGCTAAAAGTGCAGATCAAAAATTCTGGACCCTGGAGGACATTGTCGGTGTTGCATCAATTTGTTTCTGCTCAGATGCAATAAGTTGCTCTAAAGAAGGAATGCAGATCAGGGAGCCACGACAACCCAGGATGTCTTTAGATGTGTTTTCCGACCTGTTTGGGTGGAAGTCTAAGACCTTCTCCGCACAGGGTGCAAAGCAAGAGATCAAAGAATCAATCCCCATGGCTAAAGACTTAAACACAGCATCTTCATTGGTGGCTTCAGGTGGTCAAGAGCAGTGGCTGGAATGTGAGATATGTTTCAAGGAAACACAGGATTTGGGAATAG GATTTGATGTGAATAACTCATTCACGTCGTTAAGAGGTTGTAGTCACAAGTTCTGTGATGACTGTTGGAGAGCTCACTTGAAGACCCAGATTCAGCTTGGTCGCACAGATCTGAGGTGCCCTGGGCATGACTGTACTGTTGCAGTGGACGATGTCACCCTGATGTCACTTGTGCCGTCATGGTATGGCAGGCATCTAACAAAGAGGCTGGATACATTTCTGGAGATTGACCCTAAATGGAAGTGGTGTCCTGCTGACCAATGCAATTTAGTTGTCAAGGCAACAATTCCACAGAGTCCCTCATCAGTGTCTGATGAGCGTGAAAATGATCCCCAGCCAGTGCCTGTGGCTTGTGTGTGTGGTAGCATGTGGTGCTTCAAGTGTCAGGAAGATGCCCACTGGCCAGCGACCTGTGAGGAGGCTAGAGTGTTCAGAGAGAAGAATGCGTCTTATGCTCGTTTAACAACTTCTAAGGAAAGAAAGCTGGTCACAAACGTTCAAGTGAAGCATTGCCCCTTTTGCCACTACCCTATAGAGAAGGGAACCGGATGCGATCACATGAGATGCATTATGTGCTCTAAAGAGTTCTGCTGGGCATGTCTGGAGAAGTGGTCTGATTATGGTCATGTTTGCAAAAAGTTAGTGAATCTGCGCACAGTTACTCTGCCATCAAAACTAGTTCACGTGATGAGTTACAAGCTTGTTGCAGTTACAAGCAGAGTTGCTAGGACATCATTTCTGATATGCAGAGTCCATCGGAAGCTGGATAAGATTAGGAAAGAACTGAACGtttatgcaaaatgttttcctctGAAGCCAGGTTCAAGTCGTACTGAGAAGAGATTGAACCAGTTGTGTGAAAATAATTCCATCCACGAATTAAAAGAAGTgtttaatttcaaatttcaagCCCTGTTAGTTCTGGAAGGCGCAGCAATGAGGCTGTCATTTGCTAAGGACACTTCTTGCAGCAAGAAGCTGGCCATGGCGTTTGGTAGACTGTTTTTCATTGTGGAAAGGATGGATGAGATCCTCAAAGATTTCAACAGTTGTCTTAAAGATAAGGACTGCCTCTTCAAGCTCAAACATTTTGTCAAGTGTGGCAAGAGGTGTATTCATTTAATTGGCCATAATACAGCAGCTAATGTTGAACATTTGAAAGTCTAA
- the LOC140944660 gene encoding uncharacterized protein: MAYAAPGVASTKETTNYARLCRLLVDIGTQALRNTFDTIHPPANLYTVLSANKTTLQSLKNNKVINPIQWGKLFPVISAAVSSRDFDTTLLMVLLRNICGLSPPLAGWDSLPDALDLSLEADLARIKYYRNTIYGHAEQASVDDVTFNDFWCDIRDTLVRLGGVTYAAAVDSLKDECMDPQVEDHYKELLRQWKKDEDSVKEQLDQIKEKLEMLEFLAISKEDIGGSFTSSKVTDIRAICKEPFHENELLHYYCKECSVCICHKCGQTRHNQHRKVDIQEAANERKDRRRKVVDRAKSEVFYLEETVEEQRRLMKANEKELVATKNKVTEQVQEVIRQLKEHEDEIKTQITELTKMQQKQHLTRLEYLQSRINRLNVSIEYDEGVLAKSDCFEILQAEKDAFSLHEENLNLQGIESCRLEHSYYVCKQESLNVLRHLELGKIVASHTDPSKSWADGKGLKEAKQGSESVFTIFTCDSQGSQCYSEEDEVSVKISVSEEKDENSRVFRLSRGEGIDDCKDGSYRVCYKLGTDALCQVTIEVNGCPLNNSPWKVVVIPHRLEFTRLIQSGQDSFGMPWSIAFNKSRGDIAVASYSDCRILLFDKQWTHSQKMGGVSIGHPLSLAFLRNDDLVFTHEWSAHEEQMSVYTINGGHLIRGFSKHLVRLLSVFVKTEGDGQIIVCDLGDNTIKVLSPNGTILLQSFSPPKCNDSPEFVFHKNGTFFASYIRQHCVKVFNNEGVFLYDIGSYGCGEGQLNSPAGLAVDAYNQLIVCDSGNGRVQVFSLTGKFLYTMQASVPGIACALQNPWFVAVSSDNEILISDVSGPWGIFYFL, encoded by the exons ATGGCTTATGCAGCACCAGGGGTAGCTTCAACTAAGGAGACAACTAATTATGCTCGCCTATGTCGTCTCCTGGTCGATATTGGAACCCAGGCCCTCAGGAACACGTTTGACACCATTCACCCTCCAGCAAATCTTTACACTGTTTTATCGGCCAATAAAACCACATTGCAGTCtctcaaaaacaacaaagttaTCAATCCAATACAATGGGGCAAACTCTTTCCTGTCATCTCGGCTGCTGTTTCTTCTAGGGACTTCGACACTACACTTTTGATGGTTTTGCTAAGGAATATATGTGGTCTTAGTCCACCGCTCGCTGGCTGGGACTCTTTACCTGATGCATTAGACCTGAGTCTTGAAGCTGATCTTGCTCGTATCAAGTATTACAGGAATACCATATACGGGCATGCTGAACAGGCATCTGTTGATGACGTCACATTCAATGACTTCTGGTGTGACATACGTGACACGCTGGTGAGATTGGGAGGCGTGACTTATGCAGCTGCTGTGGATAGTCTGAAGGATGAATGTATGGATCCGCAAGTTGAAGATCATTATAAGGAGCTGCTGAGGCAGTGGAAAAAGGACGAGGACAGTGTTAAAGAACAACTCGACCAGATCAAAGAGAAGCTGGAGATGCTGGAGTTTTTAGCAATATCAAAAGAAGATATTG GTGGTTCTTTCACCTCCTCCAAAGTGACTGACATTCGCGCCATATGCAAAGAACCCTTTCACGAGAATGAGCTACTCCATTATTACTGCAAAGAATGCAGCGTTTGCATCTGTCACAAATGTGGACAGACTCGTCATAATCAACACAGGAAAGTGGACATACAAGAAGCAGCTAACGAGAGGAAAGATCGGAGGAGGAAGGTCGTGGATCGAGCCAAGAGTGAAGTTTTCTATCTTGAAGAAACGGTCGAAGAGCAAAGAAGGTTGATGAaagcaaatgaaaaagaacTCGTTGCCACAAAGAATAAGGTGACGGAACAAGTGCAAGAAGTCATTAGACAGTTAAAAGAACATGAAGATGAGATAAAGACGCAAATAACAGAACTTACTAAGATGCAACAGAAACAACACTTAACGCGTCTGGAATACTTACAGTCACGCATAAATCGACTGAATGTTTCTATTGAATATGACGAAGGGGTCTTGGCGAAAAGTGACTGCTTTGAAATACTACAGGCTGAAAAAGATGCCTTCAGTCTCCATGAAGAAAATCTGAATCTTCAGGGAATTGAAAGTTGCAGACTAGAGCATTCTTATTACGTTTGTAAACAAGAAAGTTTGAATGTGTTAAGACATTTGGAGCTGGGCAAAATAGTCGCAAGTCATACTGATCCTTCAAAGTCATGGGCCGACGGAAAAGGTCTCAAGGAAGCAAAACAAGGTTCTGAATCTGTCTTTACAATTTTCACTTGTGATTCACAAGGAAGTCAGTGTTATAGCGAAGAAGACGAAGTTTCTGTGAAAATCTCTGTTTCAGAGGAGAAAGACGAGAACAGCAGGGTATTTCGACTTTCTCGTGGTGAGGGTATTGATGATTGCAAAGATGGAAGTTACAGAGTTTGCTACAAACTAGGAACGGATGCTTTATGCCAAGTTACGATCGAGGTGAATGGATGTCCTCTCAATAATAGTCCCTGGAAGGTTGTAGTGATCCCACATCGTCTAGAATTCACACGTTTAATTCAATCTGGACAGGATTCATTCGGAATGCCTTGGAGTATTGCTTTCAACAAGAGTAGAGGTGATATCGCTGTAGCTAGTTATAGTGACTGTCGCATTCTTCTGTTTGACAAGCAATGGACGCACAGCCAAAAGATGGGAGGAGTGAGCATTGGTCATCCTTTGTCACTTGCTTTCTTAAGGAATGATGACCTCGTATTTACTCACGAATGGAGTGCCCATGAAGAGCAAATGTCCGTGTATACTATAAATGGTGGGCATCTCATTAGAGGCTTTAGTAAGCACCTTGTAAGGCTACTCAGCGTGTTTGTGAAAACTGAGGGTGACGGTCAGATCATCGTATGTGATTTAGGTGACAACACAATCAAAGTCCTCTCCCCTAACGGAACAATCTTACTGCAGTCCTTTAGTCCACCCAAATGTAACGACTCTCCCGAAtttgtttttcacaaaaatggGACGTTTTTTGCTTCATATATTAGACAGCATTGCGTAAAAGTCTTTAACAATGAAGGAGTGTTTCTGTATGATATAGGCAGTTATGGGTGTGGCGAAGGCCAGTTAAATAGCCCCGCTGGACTGGCCGTTGATGCTTATAACCAGTTGATTGTCTGTGACAGTGGCAATGGAAGGGTTCAAGTGTTTTCGTTGACTGGGAAATTTCTGTACACGATGCAGGCTAGTGTACCTGGAATTGCATGTGCTCTTCAAAATCCCTGgtttgttgctgtttcaagtGATAACGAAATACTGATTTCTGATGTATCTGGGCCTTGgggtattttttattttctttga